From Cucumis melo cultivar AY chromosome 3, USDA_Cmelo_AY_1.0, whole genome shotgun sequence:
GAAAAAATatagacaaaaaaaataaataaataatacaagagaaaaaaaaaatcaacaatatACTAGAAGTCTTTCCTTTCCTTCTTATGTGGCACCTCGGAATATCTAGTTTACCGAGTCTAGGCATAAATTCTGCAGAATGATGGTTAAACCGAGTGATAATATAGTACAAACACGCAAAGAAGAGAAGTTAAAGGACCTACAGAAAAATGCTAGACATCAGTCAAAACTTGAAGCATCATGTGCTTATTAATCAGAAACAAATACACTGTTTTGATGCAAACGAAAGACATGTAAAACTAAATCTTGGGGTTACAAGACAAAACTGTTTATGTGCAATAGATATACAAAATGATGTTAATGCAAGTTCCTATAATGCTCAAATGAATTGAGAAATGAGATATGCAATGCATACGATATGATATGTATGGTGTGAAGAAAGTCTTGCACTTgtccaaaaaagaaagaaaaaaagcttgCTCGCCTCAAGTTCTAATCCCTTTGAAAGAGGATGACAAGATCCGAAAGAGACCATCTGGGTTATCAGCATGCACCTGTTTATATAACACACCATATAGTATTACTCTTCGTTATATAAAGATTTTACAGAAAATGAGTGCAGAAAAGAtaggtaaaaagaaaaaaaaaaccataccCAATGACCAGCATCCTCAAGAACATGCATTTCAACCCCACCTCCCTCTTCAACAGCCAGTTCCTCTGCAGCATGAATTCTCCGGATGTCTTCGAGTGCCCAACGATGCAAGCTTCGTTCGGCTTTCAAGAAATTGATATGCACACCACGTGGAACATCTTCCACAATTTTCCTACAAAACAATTGTATGAGATTGCAATACTACTTTTTGAAAGGGAAAAGAATATGTTGATAACCAAAAAGTATCTAAAGTCACTACCATAAATTTGTCTCTTCGTAGGAATGATACATTTCAGCAATGCCCTTGAGATCAAATGCCCATGAGAAGCCAGACGATGATGAACTATGAGGCCCAATAGGTCGAAGGTTTGTAACGACCCACTGTGAACCAACAAAATTTTCAGATAAGTTACAGTCTCAAACCAAAAACTGAAGACATGACATGACAAACATATACCAAAAGCTGACAtcttattagaaaaaaaaattgatatgtACACATCAGGTAAAGAAAATCAGCAGGATTGGTAAACAATCTTCTGTAAACAGAACAGAATATCAAGAACGCTGAAGTCACAAACCAAAGCAAAAGACAGTGCAATATAGCATAGCATCATTCACATCATATCCAATCCCTGaaatgatattttgaaaaatatacatATCTCTAAAAGAAAGTGTATATTATAGATAAGATGATGTCATGGGTTTATAAGGGAGGACAACTATCACCAATAGTGTGAGCCTTTTTGAATGAAACAAAAAGAACACTACAAGAGTATATCTAAAATGGACAATATCATACCCTTGTATAGATATTTGGTGGATTGTTATTCACAACAAATTGATCTAAGAGAAGTGGGAGCCTTGAAAGATGTAATCATGGAAGAGTGTCTATCCCTGGTTGAGCCTTCAAACGGGCAGACTGCTCAAAGGTAATTTGGATGGATGACTACTTCTTGGTTGAGTTAGCAGTGCACTTAAGTACAATTCGGAGATCAATAGACTATTTGAAAGAAGGGCTCGGTGGTCCTTTGTTCGAAAGGATGATTGTTAATAATACTATCAAAGTCCCCCATCCCttaaataagaaaatgaaataaCTTATAAGGGAGGAAAATTATCTCCCAATGCTATGAGGTCTTTTGGGTGAAACCAAAAATAAAGTTATGAGAGTGTATCCCAATATGTGCAATATCATATCGTAGAGGTATTTGTTTCTTTGTTGTTGAAAAtatttcataaaagaaaataagataagaaaaaaataaccaCATAACAAAATTTGATTGGACAATTTAGTGAGATGCACGAAGATAGGTGATGTCCGAGATGCACCTACacatttttcttattattattacgGTTTAGAAGAAACAACCGTCCTTTTAAGCGTTCTCTTTTCATATGCTTTTGGATTCAGTTAATGTTAACTGGAAATCTTTTGTGTAATTTCGTTAGTTTGGGCATTACTTCCACTTCATTTGTATATTTCATCTCATCAATGAAATCCttggaaataaataaaactaaaggaaaaagaaaaaaaagtaaggATTGCCTGAATGATGATTGACTTGGGCACTTATTTGGGAGCACCAAGTATGAAGCCAATCCCAATACATGCACATTCATTCACCTTTTACCGCCAGGCAGTAAGCACGAGGCACCTTGAAAGTTGTCAGTAGTTGAAGGTTTACAAATGTGTGATCTAATTACAAAACTTAGTACAACATATAAAATGGATTGGAAATGACTTGAAATTAGTTGTTTTAGAAACTTATTTTCCAATATTTGAAACAAACTTCAGAGGTAGTAATGTCCCTCCTTGGCCACTAACAAAAACGAAGAAAAATGCAAAGCTCTAGCTGTTTACCAGCATTTTACTTAGAAAGTAACCAACTACGCCACTTCAATATGGAGGGGGAAAAAGTAAAACTTTCCAGCAAAACACGTACATTTATCAGTAGAAGGTATACTCCATGCTACACAACTTCAAAAAATCAAAAGAGTTCCTCAACCAAGACTTGTTTAGAAGTAGAAGAAATATAAAGGGAAGAGATTGATTCAGCATTTTTTTATATAGGAAAAAGAACTGTTGAATCTCTTCCCTTTAATAAGGTGAGTATTTGGAAAGTTGAATAAATATTTAAGACTAAGGGTAGTACTGCACAATCATGTAatatgaaatgaaaaaaaaggaGGCTGAATCAGCATGATGCATGAGTGGAACCCTATTTAAACACCCAAATACTGAATGAAGACTTCGTATGAAGATAGAAGCAAAAAAACCTGCTTAAAACTAAATGCCCAAAAGATAATCTTGGCGTGACAACAGAATCTCAAACAAACTGCTTGACTAAATAGTTTAAGAGAAAAGTGTCTATGATACCTGTGCTACATCTTTAGAAAATCCATGTTGAACTAGAGCATTCACGACATCCTGCTTTGAGTATACCTATTACCCAAAAATATGTAAATGATGTGAACGAACAAAAGAAAGCATGAAATATCCTGCTTTGGAATGTATATTTTACAACTGTAACAAGAATATTAGAGTGGTTCAAGTGCTAAAACAAAAGGATAAAGAAAACCAATCAATGGACTGTTTCCTTTACCCCCGAAAAAGAGAGAGATACGAGTGGGATAAAACAGTACACTGCAATTTTACCTCATTTCCCAGCGTACTTAGGAAAGATATTAATTGTTCAGGATGGTCCTCTCCATCTCCACCAGGTCGAACTATTCCAGGAGTGGCATCCAGAACCCAAACCTACAggaaacaaaatagaaaaagacaagagagagagagagaaagcaTTATGAAAAGAAAGGACATAAGTTCTATTTAGATACTttggagagagagggaaaaaaagTCTCCCCATAGGAAGATAATTTATTGAATTTGATTACCTTCTACTGCAGAATAAaactttaattaattacttCTCTAAATTTTAACAAATTCCTAATACCTACGTAATAAGTATACAAAACTCGAGAGCTAAAATAAACTTGGTAGATAAGAACCTACTCTCACTGGCCGGGCAAGAGGTTTAGCAGCCTGTTCTACCATACTCAAGACAACTGCAAAGATAATTTAAGGTGCAGAAAGCACCAGTACCATTAGCACCTGAAAAATGAATAAGATTTCACGTCAAATTGCACAATGGCTAGTGTACATTGCTTGTTAGTTACAAAATACCTTTTCCTCCAAAGCTGTGCCCAACTAGAACTCGAGGTGTTATTTTCAACTGTCGGACCTAATAAACAATTAATGGAGTTCAGAAAACAGTCGTGCATCTTTTTTTATATCACGTAAAAAAACAACATCTAGTATCCTCGTGGAGGAATAAATGTACATAATTTAATTAGAAACTAGACAGCTGATGCCAAATATGAGAACAACCTATTATCATCAAGCACATTAGGGCCCGTTTAGTCACGTTCctattctctgtttcttgttccttgtttcttctttttttagaacaagctTGATAACtatttctgtttcttgtttcttgaaaaaaagaagcatgaacaaaaaatgtgtttgataactgttttttgttttctaatttttttctagatttatattttatttttcacatctacttcatTTAAAcgttaaacaaaaatataggtcatccatcaaacataaaaaataaaattatcaaaaatttatttatttaatacaaagaagtagcaatgcacgaataaaaataataacataaacatgaaattgtatctatccttcaaatgttaccaaatttgattgacaatatcatctctcactcGGGCCATTTCTGTTAGATGATGTCGACTCACTTCTTAATCaatcaatttcaacaacctcaTCGATATTTTGTAACATCTagaatgtaatattaattttaaattattatattttcagtattcataattgaaataaacaaaacaaaaattaacTTTAACTCTACTACCTATGATactttagagaaaaacccacaacgaaAACCTAGATTCGCGCAAAGAGAAAGGCAAAAACTATGAATCCGACGAAGAGAAACAATCCagcaaaaactatggatccaACGAAGAGGAAGAGTCCGAATTgagaggaagacgatgagaggCGAAGAGGAAGATGGTGTGCAGAGGAAGACGATAAATGAAAGAGGAAGAGGTTGATTATTTTGggaagacgatggagataagaggaaaatgaaacaaataaaaataattaagaaaaaggaaaagaaaacaaataataataattgagaaaaaaggaaaagaaaaccaataaaaataattggaaaaaaaagaaaaggatacaataaaaatatttgagAAAAAGTAAAAGGAAACTGAGAAACAGGAAAACGAAACTAATAAAagtaattgaaaaaaagaaaaagaaaataaataaaaataattgagaaaaaataaaaaggaaaccaataaaaataattgagaaaaagaaaaagaaaacaaataaaaataaattgagaaaaatgaaaccaataaaaataattgagaaacggAACAGAATGAAagtactttttttgtttccaataattctttataaaatgaaaaacatttctatttttttagaacaGAAAACAAGAAACGTTACTGAACACCTccgtttcttaaaaaaatgaaaacagaatCAGAAAACAAAGAACGAGAACTTTACTAAACAGGCCCTTAGTTTCAAATTTTCTGTATAACAAATTTTAGGCAGGGGATGGCACAGAACATAATATCCTTTAGCTACATACTCATAAATTCAAGCAAGCATGAGAGTGAACTGACCAAAATACATGTCATGTGCATTATAAAAGTTAAAATAGCACATAGTTTTATAACCTATAGAATTGATCTTGTTAAGTAAGGTCATTAAAAGATTTTTAAACCAAAACAGAAAGGCCTAGTTTTCAAGAAACGAATGCAATTGGTAATTTTATTTAATGTCTGAAGGCCACACACCAGCTTCAATACATCAAGAGCAGTAGCAGAAACAGTGTGAGGGCTCATCTTCGTAGTTAAGGTTGAATCGCCATGACATCGCAAATCGACCAAAAGAAACTGCAAAATAACAACAAATGAAAGAATGTAAGCTCAACATTGTTAAAACTTAAAACCAAGGTGCCCTCCTTACATTTCAGCCTATGACATTTAGATATTAAAATTTATGATTGCAACCTAAAGAGTAAGAGAAGAGAACTATAATTGAGGAGATACAAAAACACTGAGCGAGCATGAGTTAGGTGTTACCACGTGAATTTTAATGCTAATGCAAACATGAAAGGATTTGTCTTGTGAGAAAcaccaaaaagaaaattaacaaATTGCTCTATGTTGTAAATTTCCAGGGAAAGAATCAACCTTTTTCAATCCAAGAAaagttatattttgaaaaacgAAAAATGAAAGTAGCTACCCCCATTCCCAAGCCCTAACAACACTGGAAAAGCTACCTGCCATGCTGGAAATTCTTTTGCCAATCTTCTAGCAAAGGTTCCTGGAGCATAAGGTACTAAGTGAGCACTCTAACTATCAAAGATTCAAAACTACAGTAACAAAAGGCCAAACACAAATTACGATTTTCACATTAATTCCCTTACTTCAATAATTCATGCAGAACTAAAATCCAAAGAcgtcaatttttatttaattgaatctTCAAAAGTACATAAGATCATTGagatgaagaaaagaaagaagaaagttCATCAGTGCTCTCTAAGTGACAATTATCTTTTAAGCTTCAAACTTTTCATATTTAGTTAGTTTGACTTGACCATTAAGCCATGGTGATAGCGATAACATCATGTGAGTATGTGGCTAAACACTTTGCCATCAACCCGCCCATCTAGGATGAAAAAAAGATCAAACATACTCAGGCACCATGCCACTTAACTATTCAGCAAGCATGGGCAGGTTAAGAAAACTATTCAATACAACCCAAGAAGTCAAGTGCATACCCCAGTTCTTTCTGCTGCCCAGAATTCCATGCAGAAAGACTGCTGTTGGTGGATCGGGTGACCTATCCATTACATTACTCCACTTTACCTGCTCAGAGCATACAGAAAGACAATTTAACAGCTGACTCCCACAAAGCCTGTGACAACGGTATCATACACCCTGATATTCagaaattatatatacataaaaagacaAATCACATTGCACCAGAAGCTTTGCACAATCCCTGTTTCTTAAAAATGTAAAAGGAAACTCACTAAAAACACACTTTTCTGTAAGATCactgaaaagaaaagaaaattttaaaacattttgtGTACTTGTTTATTGAGAATCAGAACTTTAGTAGGCATGAGTGGTTGAAACCCTACTGTACATTTCTGATTTGAAAAGGTAAATATTTGTAATGATCCAAATTTTCATTGGCGTGTGTTAGGAAGGATCAAAGAACGCATGTGTagaatagaaaacaaaataagcTTAAACTGGTTTCTCAGAACAACTCAAACTCAGAACTGAATTTAACCCAGTCAATCCTGCTGCTAAACCTAAATACATGAAGAGTgaagaaaatatctatatacaAGGCCCATGAAGAGTAAAAGAGATTCATAAAACTTACAAGTTCTCCTTGAACAAGATCAAAAGCCTGTAAAAAGGAATAATTGCCAGGTTAAATAAAAAACAGAAAGGTAGAGTTTAATTTCTTTGATATTGAAGAGGATTAAATCAACAGATAATTTAAAACGGACTGGCAATGGCATTAGCCTTGTAAGCATTAGAGGATAATAGGTACCAATATTTCAGACGTCAATTTTCCGAGATTTTGATGTGAAACTGTTTCATCCAACAATGCAGCACGGATAGATGAATGTTTACCTGCAACGCTTGAACGACCATGAGCAAATCGGGGCAAGTGCATGCCATTCTGCAGAAAGCACAATATAAAACATACTTATCATTTTCAAACACAGTTTCTTGGGTATGTCTTTGTTAGGAACCCAACCCTGAAAAACAGAAAAAATCCCAACAAGCAAAAAGAGACAGTACTTTGtgcaatatattaaaataataaactcAAAGTTCTAACAAACAACCAGAAATATCAAGTAAGGAAAATGAAAGAAACAAGGATAATAACCCAGCTCCTTCAAGAAGGCTAAAAACCTCTCCTAATAAAGCCTACAGCAGCCTTTCCcaaaacaaaatctaaaaattgCTAATCCCCAAAACATTCTCTTTATATATCCCCTTACAAGTGGGCCCTCAAGTATATATCACTCCCCTCCCACCCAGTGGCTCTTTTATTCCCCCATCCAGTGCCTTCTCATTTTTGTCCCTTCTCTTATATTTGTGTAAAATTGGGGGATCTAACATTACTGGCCGGCACAAAAtgcaccttgtcctcaaggtggaggAGGGAAATTGCCGACGCATTTAATAAACagttgttggaatttatgtcctaaaactcatagtttgtaatttaaaataatattctatttaataaagctattattgagaaattattagtgaaattgaatactataatcttgaattcaataaGCTAAGGTCCCAAGACTATCttaagtaaacttgaactttatgtagagacaaacatggatcaagttcaagtagATAGCGtaaacggtctatagtatatgaataaggttggatgcCTTGTTATGGGGCCACTATGGATGCGGcgtgctttgtagttagtacaactgatgtgatcctgaatcgttcatgtaaagacatatAAGTGGGAGCATCCTacgtaaagagtttacataatactgaaccatgaaataatCACTCTTACTCTATAACACTGTTCTACAGTATAAAACTGATTATTTCGATTATTAATGACTttggtaacttagtcttaatcctaagctaactatgaactcctgttcacatgtgattatccttagatttgcatatgTGAGGGCAGTTCACCAGCTGCCCCAATAAGCCTCCTAAAGACCAGGTGGATAGCTCGGGACATAGAGTGCAAGACACCCATtatagggttagtagataggttattcccttaGGAACTTGAACAAGGGGCTCTATCCTCTCATtagcccgagagggattcgacTTATATAGGTTAGactttaaaccaattgttcaatagtggatcagtgggacttaaagaGCATCTtgagggtaaaatggtatttagACTCTACCgagattacaaacaacctgtgaatgattaacttactaatcatggttatatcaaatggacacaaatatatctatagtgaggagagtACAACTACAAGACTTTGGAATGACCCATTAATTAACAAAAGTTAATTAGgtcggtctaaaagggtttagtcaGTCAATCTTAGATAGTTGGAGTCCatatctataggtccattaaataactcatatggaattaacttatgGTGTATTAGTTCGAATAAttcaaattaggtaaagaaagaaaaaccaacaaaaatatATGATATAGTCATCGGTTATCAGttagagatagagctttatgtttctatatgattttaatataaaaaatatgaatgtggattcatactcgaaagctcaaaaataatggaaatggtcaaaatCGTAAAGAGTCAAAACGTTGACTATTGATTtcgaaaaatcaaactttgactgaTTCAAATGTGTTTTGAATTTCGAGAAAACGAATGCAAATTCATACTCAAGAGGTCGAAATTATTCAAAAtggaaaaatggtaaaaagtcaaaatgttaaaaagtcaaaacgttgacttttgacttgaaaagtcaaagtttgactttaactTGAATGGTAAAAAGACCAATTTGccctttgactaaagttagtggaaaaatccaatattttgttgaTAATCCCATTAACTCATAGTGGGACATATACATAACCCAGTAAAgtccactaaatgttagtgcTTAATGAGATGTTAGGCTTAGgtgaactaattacatgcataaTGCATGTAAGTTTTTTTTCGATtgaaaacactttttttttttgctattttgttattttgactTACAAAAATTAACTTCACAAAAACAATTTATTCTCTTAACCCAAAGTCCAACCATCTCTCTCTCCTTAATT
This genomic window contains:
- the LOC103485384 gene encoding abhydrolase domain-containing protein C22H12.03, whose product is MPIVSTFAATFSGSLLDLPDKGSAVRFHRRISWLANPASFNCHFQNGMHLPRFAHGRSSVAGKHSSIRAALLDETVSHQNLGKLTSEILAFDLVQGELVKWSNVMDRSPDPPTAVFLHGILGSRKNWGTFARRLAKEFPAWQFLLVDLRCHGDSTLTTKMSPHTVSATALDVLKLVRQLKITPRVLVGHSFGGKVVLSMVEQAAKPLARPVRVWVLDATPGIVRPGGDGEDHPEQLISFLSTLGNEVYSKQDVVNALVQHGFSKDVAQWVVTNLRPIGPHSSSSSGFSWAFDLKGIAEMYHSYEETNLWKIVEDVPRGVHINFLKAERSLHRWALEDIRRIHAAEELAVEEGGGVEMHVLEDAGHWVHADNPDGLFRILSSSFKGIRT